The window GCCATTCTGACCGCCGTCCGCGACGCCCTGGGCCCGGACCGTGCCTAGAGGTTGTCCCGTATGGGGTTTGAGTTATCCCGTGAGGGCCATGTTGTGGAGGCGGGCGATGCCGAGTGCGGCTTGGTGGACCCCGTCGCCCTTGAGCCGGCAGTCCCGCAGATTCTTCCAGTTCTTCAGCCGGGACAAGGCGTGCTCGACGCGTGCCCGAGCGCGACGGTGGACCGAGTTCTCCGCTTCCTGCACGGGACTCAGATGCTCTTGACCACGAGATTTTCGGTGCGGAATGAGCAGCCCGGTGCCCTGGTAGCCGCCATCGGCGATGGTGGGGACACCGCGGTCCTGTTCGACACCGCCAGCAACTGGATCGCCCGCCTCGCAGGAGCCCACCAGGCCGGGCGGCTTGAGGCCGAGCTGAAGAAGATCCGCCGCTACAAGTTGATCATTATCGATGAGGTCGGATACATCCCGTTCGACCAGGACGCCGCGAACCTGCCCTTCGGGCGGTGGGGAGAGACCTTCTCCGACGATATCGTCGCCGCCGCGATGATCGACCGACTGGTCCACCACGCCGAGGTCCTCACCCTAGCCGGAGACTCCTACCGGACCCGCCAGCGACGCGAGTTGCTGGCGAAGGAGAACCGGACTCAGCTCGGCTGAACTACCAGCCCATGTCTCGGGCCACTTCCTGCTGAGCTGCGGCGATCTCCTCCGTGGTCGACCCGGTCACATCGGTGTCCGCGGCCCACTCCAGCCGTGACAGCAAATCGGCCAAGGCCTGTTACTGAGCCGGGTGGGTGACCGGCACCGAGTCGAGATCCGTGCTCATCAGCCAGTCGAACAACACGATGGCATCCGCACGCCACCGTCACGGTCGGGAGATCGTCTTCCATTCGCCAATAGTGCCTGGCCGACGGCACTGCCTCGAACAAGTGGCACGACCCCGAAGGGGGTCAACTTTGCGGGACTGGTGGGTGTTCAGTTTCGCGAGAGCGTTGACAAGCGGCGGCAGTTCAGGGAACAGATCCGGTTCGAGGCCGGCGAACGGTTCGAGCAGGGCGAGAGAAATGCGGCCATCGCGAAGGACCTGCGGGTGAGCGAGCGGTGGGTGGAGCGCCGAACCGGCTGAGGGGTCAGCACTGGTACGGATTCCAGATCGCGTACGGGCCAAGCAACCTGATCTCCGCCGAACAGCCAAGTGGTTGACCACCTGCGTGGCCAGCGCCCATCGAGGACCAGCTGCGGCCGG of the Streptomyces aurantiacus genome contains:
- a CDS encoding ATP-binding protein, translated to MLLTTRFSVRNEQPGALVAAIGDGGDTAVLFDTASNWIARLAGAHQAGRLEAELKKIRRYKLIIIDEVGYIPFDQDAANLPFGRWGETFSDDIVAAAMIDRLVHHAEVLTLAGDSYRTRQRRELLAKENRTQLG
- a CDS encoding helix-turn-helix domain-containing protein, producing the protein MGVQFRESVDKRRQFREQIRFEAGERFEQGERNAAIAKDLRVSERWVERRTG